One part of the Pseudomonadota bacterium genome encodes these proteins:
- a CDS encoding chlorite dismutase family protein → MSHHYTFVCGTLGPWEVASMRPVRGQGLDPAARIEVVNTRLEALPAGASWALRGVTSNLRYTTRDEKERLSAVQPALGRSRASRAALIPIKKSALWWDLAQDERRRIFEDVSHHTSIGLRYLPSIARRLHHSRDLGEPFDFITWFDYAPEHERDFDALLAELRASEEWTYVEREIDIRLVQAG, encoded by the coding sequence TTGAGCCACCACTACACCTTCGTCTGCGGCACACTCGGGCCGTGGGAGGTGGCGAGCATGAGGCCGGTGCGGGGCCAAGGACTCGATCCCGCCGCGCGGATCGAGGTCGTCAACACGAGGCTCGAAGCCCTGCCGGCGGGCGCAAGCTGGGCCTTACGCGGCGTGACGAGCAATCTCCGCTACACCACGCGTGATGAAAAGGAGCGCTTGTCGGCCGTCCAGCCGGCACTCGGCCGGAGCCGCGCCAGCCGCGCGGCGCTCATCCCGATCAAGAAGAGCGCGCTGTGGTGGGACCTGGCGCAGGACGAACGCCGCCGGATCTTCGAGGACGTCTCGCACCACACGTCCATCGGCCTGCGTTATCTCCCCTCGATCGCGCGCCGGCTCCACCATTCCCGTGATCTCGGGGAACCCTTCGATTTCATCACCTGGTTCGATTACGCGCCGGAGCACGAGCGCGATTTCGACGCACTGCTCGCCGAGCTGCGCGCAAGCGAGGAATGGACCTATGTCGAGCGGGAGATCGATATCCGCCTCGTCCAGGCGGGCTAG
- a CDS encoding TVP38/TMEM64 family protein, with protein sequence MLDLKAKGIPWNLIIPAVVVVTIFAAWFLLPLKQWLQSFTDWIEGLGVWGGLLFAAVYVIGTVVLAPGSLFTIAAGLVFGLGWGFPIVMVGATAGAALAFLIARYVVREKIKDTLEKRPRFKAVDKAVTEDGWKVVLLLRLSPLVPFNLQNYFFGITNIDFWHYVFATAVGIVPGVLLYLYLGAIGGALTGGGGEWGTPQWIFFGGGLIATIVVAVLVTKKAKAKLKEAGVAEDSGQKDRTQPSKKQSY encoded by the coding sequence ATGCTGGACTTGAAAGCAAAAGGAATACCCTGGAATTTGATTATCCCCGCGGTGGTTGTGGTGACGATTTTCGCCGCATGGTTTCTGCTGCCGCTCAAGCAATGGCTGCAGAGCTTCACCGATTGGATTGAAGGTCTGGGCGTATGGGGTGGTCTGCTCTTCGCGGCAGTGTACGTTATTGGAACGGTAGTTCTCGCGCCCGGTTCGCTGTTCACGATCGCAGCCGGCCTCGTGTTCGGCTTGGGGTGGGGATTTCCTATCGTAATGGTGGGAGCGACGGCCGGGGCTGCGCTTGCTTTTCTAATCGCGCGCTATGTCGTGCGCGAGAAGATAAAAGACACGCTCGAGAAGCGGCCCAGGTTCAAGGCTGTCGATAAGGCAGTCACCGAGGACGGCTGGAAAGTTGTGCTCCTTCTCCGTCTGAGCCCGTTGGTACCTTTTAATCTCCAGAACTATTTCTTCGGTATCACGAATATCGACTTCTGGCACTATGTTTTCGCGACCGCGGTCGGAATTGTTCCTGGCGTCTTGCTGTATTTGTATCTAGGCGCGATAGGCGGCGCTTTAACCGGCGGCGGCGGCGAATGGGGAACGCCGCAATGGATTTTCTTCGGAGGGGGTCTCATCGCAACCATCGTCGTCGCGGTCTTGGTCACTAAAAAGGCGAAAGCAAAACTCAAGGAAGCGGGTGTGGCGGAAGACTCGGGACAGAAGGACCGCACGCAGCCTTCGAAGAAACAATCCTACTAG